From Candidatus Doudnabacteria bacterium, a single genomic window includes:
- a CDS encoding DUF2207 domain-containing protein, with product MKKFAAIFILLFMPLLVQAQLSGSAESATNIDVHIKVNTDSTINVKETIRYDFGNVAHHGIYRDIPVKYNTGLSAFNLRLSNIKVSDDQGVPQPFSVSGIGDNMEIKIGDPNVTIAGAHTYIITYDVKRAINFFSDHDELYWNTLGTDWKVPIGQTSATVELPSGIKEQDIQATCFIGAMGSSTLCNSEKAGEIINFTYTQPLQPGQGMTIVVGWPKGIVTPPGTLSKIKDFLTDNWGFVIPLLAFIFLLYYWNKKGRDPKDREVIIAEYGPPDNLSPIEVGAIIDGKVDNRDLTAEIIQLAVQGYLKITRIEEHSFAASLFASYDYQLDLLKPFDDLENSFDQQLLTGLFDGKQSVKTSDLKGSFSSKASQIMMDVYKNTVNKGYFSSNPTVIKSLFISVGLAVIVFSIVSAPYLGNVGLPPNFASVFSLILTGLLIIAFGYIMPRRTEKGVLVRDQIKGLQEYLSVAEADRIRFHNAPEKTPAVFEKLLPYAIVLKVEKEWAAQFENIYKQPPTWYGGVWGPQFSAIAFTHDLGNFGSVSAASFSTAASGGSGFSGGGVGGGGGGGGGGGW from the coding sequence ATGAAGAAGTTTGCCGCAATCTTTATTTTGCTATTTATGCCGCTTCTGGTTCAGGCGCAGCTTTCGGGCAGCGCTGAATCAGCTACGAACATTGATGTTCATATCAAAGTCAATACTGACAGCACCATCAACGTAAAGGAAACCATCCGCTATGATTTTGGCAATGTGGCGCACCACGGCATATATCGGGATATTCCGGTAAAGTATAATACCGGCTTGTCCGCGTTTAATTTAAGATTGTCCAATATAAAAGTATCTGATGACCAAGGCGTTCCCCAGCCGTTTTCAGTTTCCGGCATCGGCGACAATATGGAAATTAAGATCGGGGATCCTAATGTCACAATAGCCGGAGCGCATACTTATATTATTACTTATGACGTAAAACGGGCCATAAATTTCTTTTCCGATCACGACGAACTGTACTGGAATACGCTGGGCACAGACTGGAAAGTGCCGATCGGCCAAACATCGGCAACTGTGGAATTGCCGTCCGGGATCAAAGAGCAGGATATACAGGCCACTTGTTTTATCGGCGCTATGGGCAGCAGTACTCTTTGCAATTCTGAAAAAGCCGGAGAAATTATCAATTTTACATACACGCAACCTTTGCAGCCGGGCCAAGGCATGACGATCGTGGTCGGCTGGCCCAAAGGAATAGTCACTCCTCCCGGGACACTTTCGAAAATAAAAGATTTTTTGACTGACAATTGGGGTTTTGTAATTCCGCTTTTGGCATTCATCTTTTTGCTTTACTATTGGAACAAAAAAGGCAGGGACCCCAAAGACCGGGAGGTTATAATTGCCGAATACGGACCGCCTGACAACCTCAGTCCAATCGAGGTCGGGGCAATCATTGACGGAAAAGTTGATAACCGTGATTTAACGGCGGAAATTATCCAGCTGGCGGTCCAAGGTTATTTAAAGATCACCCGCATCGAGGAACACTCCTTTGCAGCATCTCTTTTTGCCTCTTATGATTACCAATTGGATCTGCTCAAACCTTTCGATGATCTGGAAAATAGTTTTGACCAACAACTTTTGACCGGATTATTTGACGGCAAACAGAGCGTCAAGACATCCGATCTGAAAGGCAGCTTTTCTTCCAAAGCCAGTCAAATAATGATGGATGTTTATAAAAACACCGTGAACAAAGGCTATTTTAGCAGCAACCCGACTGTCATCAAAAGCCTTTTTATCTCGGTGGGCCTGGCAGTGATCGTCTTTTCGATTGTTAGCGCGCCTTACCTGGGCAACGTGGGCTTGCCGCCGAATTTTGCCTCGGTTTTCAGTCTGATCCTGACAGGGTTGTTAATAATTGCTTTCGGATACATAATGCCGCGGCGGACGGAAAAAGGAGTTTTGGTCCGGGATCAAATTAAAGGCTTGCAAGAATATCTGTCGGTTGCCGAGGCGGACCGGATCAGATTCCATAATGCCCCGGAAAAAACGCCTGCAGTTTTTGAAAAACTGCTGCCGTATGCGATAGTGTTAAAAGTTGAAAAAGAATGGGCTGCGCAATTTGAGAATATCTATAAACAGCCGCCAACCTGGTATGGCGGAGTTTGGGGGCCGCAATTTTCCGCCATTGCATTTACCCATGATCTGGGGAATTTTGGCAGCGTTTCGGCGGCAAGCTTTAGTACTGCCGCCTCCGGAGGCAGCGGGTTTAGCGGGGGCGGTGTTGGAGGCGGCGGAGGCGGAGGCGGAGGAGGCGGCTGGTAG
- a CDS encoding rod shape-determining protein produces MFLQKIGIDLGTANTLVFVPKKGIVFNEPTVVAISIIDNRILAVGAEAKEMLGRTPDTIVAHRPMKDGVIADYRVTEAMLRYFINKTTGNIRFFRPEVMISVPGGITSTERRAVIDAAQAAGAKAAYVIKETVAAAIGAGIDIAAAAGNMVIDMGGGTTDVAILSLGGIVTQTSVRVAGNKMDQAIADYIKKKHGLAVGDRTAEEIKIKIGSALPVEKETVIEIRGRDMVQGLPKTIQVSTNEVVEAIQEELREIIKAIRSVLQETPPELAADIIDKGMILTGGTALLKNIDKLIGQATGVPAYVAEDAILCVVKGTGIALDNLESYKKSILASK; encoded by the coding sequence ATGTTTTTACAAAAGATAGGGATTGACCTGGGCACGGCCAACACTTTGGTTTTCGTGCCGAAGAAAGGCATAGTTTTCAACGAGCCGACAGTGGTCGCGATATCAATAATCGACAACCGGATCCTGGCTGTGGGTGCGGAAGCGAAAGAAATGCTGGGCCGGACCCCGGATACGATCGTGGCTCACCGGCCGATGAAGGACGGAGTGATCGCTGATTACCGCGTGACCGAGGCCATGCTTCGGTATTTTATCAATAAAACCACTGGCAATATCCGGTTTTTCCGGCCTGAGGTCATGATCTCGGTGCCTGGCGGGATCACTTCCACGGAGAGGCGGGCGGTGATAGATGCGGCGCAAGCAGCGGGAGCCAAAGCCGCGTACGTGATCAAAGAAACTGTCGCCGCGGCCATCGGGGCGGGAATTGATATTGCCGCGGCTGCGGGCAACATGGTCATTGATATGGGCGGCGGCACCACTGACGTGGCGATCCTGTCCTTGGGTGGGATCGTGACGCAAACTTCGGTGCGGGTGGCGGGCAATAAGATGGACCAGGCCATTGCGGATTACATAAAGAAAAAACACGGTTTGGCAGTGGGAGACAGGACAGCTGAAGAAATCAAGATCAAGATCGGCTCAGCTTTGCCGGTAGAAAAAGAGACCGTCATTGAGATCCGCGGGCGCGATATGGTCCAGGGCCTGCCCAAAACCATCCAAGTTTCAACCAATGAAGTGGTAGAAGCGATCCAGGAAGAACTGCGCGAGATCATCAAAGCCATCCGGTCAGTGCTGCAGGAAACGCCGCCGGAACTGGCTGCGGATATTATTGACAAAGGCATGATCCTAACCGGCGGCACGGCTTTGCTGAAAAATATAGACAAGCTTATCGGCCAGGCGACCGGCGTGCCGGCGTATGTGGCTGAAGACGCCATATTGTGCGTGGTCAAAGGCACAGGTATTGCGCTGGACAATTTGGAAAGCTATAAAAAGAGCATTTTGGCCAGTAAATAA
- the murA gene encoding UDP-N-acetylglucosamine 1-carboxyvinyltransferase translates to MSKFIINGGKKLKGEMRVSGSKNALFPLFAASLLTIEPCRFTNVPEIKDKQVMVDLITDLGVEVQVSDHALSVNAANLNKSELNPELTGKLRGSIVLLGALLGRTKKAKMSFPGGDLIGKRPIDAHVASFEALGANVSSNGEIEISAAKLKGAKIVLPESSVTATENAILASVLAQGQTTIKLAAMEPHVQQLCEFLNKMGAKISGIGTTTIIIDGVKNLHGAEIELIPDSNEAASFIALGAATKADLKVTGLNPEYLDDFLMQLAKMKVNFDAGSDFVHVSPPKQDYAASKIQCGLYPKLASDDVPALAVLATQATGESLVYEWLYENRLGYIDQLKKMGAQAEILDPHRVKITGPTPLHNAKITSYDLRMGITLVIAALVANGESEIDGVEHIDRGYEKLEERLGAIGADIKRTD, encoded by the coding sequence ATGTCCAAGTTTATTATCAACGGCGGAAAAAAGTTGAAGGGGGAAATGCGCGTTTCAGGATCTAAAAACGCTTTGTTTCCGTTGTTTGCCGCAAGCTTGCTGACAATTGAGCCCTGCAGGTTTACCAATGTGCCTGAAATCAAGGATAAGCAGGTTATGGTTGATCTCATCACAGACTTGGGAGTTGAGGTGCAGGTTTCTGATCATGCTTTATCGGTCAATGCTGCAAATTTAAACAAATCTGAATTAAATCCCGAATTGACCGGCAAACTGCGCGGTTCAATTGTTCTGTTGGGCGCGCTTCTGGGCCGCACAAAAAAAGCTAAAATGAGCTTTCCCGGAGGCGACCTGATCGGCAAACGGCCGATCGATGCCCACGTGGCGTCATTTGAAGCTTTGGGCGCGAATGTTTCCTCTAATGGAGAAATTGAAATTTCAGCCGCAAAGCTTAAAGGCGCGAAAATTGTATTGCCTGAGTCTTCCGTCACTGCCACTGAAAATGCTATTCTGGCAAGTGTTTTGGCACAAGGCCAAACGACCATCAAGCTTGCGGCTATGGAGCCGCACGTACAGCAGCTGTGCGAATTTTTAAATAAAATGGGAGCCAAAATTTCCGGCATCGGCACTACGACAATTATTATTGATGGTGTAAAAAATTTGCACGGTGCAGAAATTGAATTGATCCCCGATTCCAATGAAGCGGCAAGTTTTATTGCCTTAGGGGCTGCCACCAAGGCTGATTTGAAAGTAACAGGGTTAAACCCGGAGTATCTAGATGATTTTTTGATGCAGCTTGCAAAAATGAAAGTTAATTTTGATGCTGGATCCGATTTCGTGCACGTTTCGCCGCCCAAGCAGGATTATGCCGCATCAAAGATCCAATGCGGGCTTTACCCGAAACTAGCCTCAGATGATGTGCCGGCTCTGGCCGTGCTGGCGACGCAGGCAACAGGCGAATCTTTGGTTTACGAATGGCTTTATGAAAATCGGCTCGGGTACATTGACCAGTTGAAGAAAATGGGGGCCCAGGCCGAGATCCTGGATCCGCATCGCGTAAAAATTACTGGCCCGACCCCTTTACATAATGCTAAGATAACTAGCTACGACCTGCGCATGGGCATCACTCTGGTCATCGCAGCACTTGTTGCAAATGGAGAATCAGAAATAGACGGCGTTGAGCATATTGACCGCGGATATGAGAAATTAGAAGAAAGACTAGGCGCGATCGGCGCAGACATTAAAAGGACAGACTAA